The DNA sequence GTTCGCCCATTTCCATAAGAAAGCAGTAATGGGGGCGATGGGTTCGGTTAAAAACTTCTTCAATGAAATAGGAAAATTGACATAAACCCAAAAGCATTGATGTATTTAAggcaaaattcaaaaatttgaacttttcaaATTAAAACATTTGACTATCTTTTTACGTAAGCAACTTAACTTATATTTTTACTGATAGACTATCTTACGGTTGctattaaattaataaattttgtCCTTCtccttaatttttgttttgacaTAATGTTCTTCAAcaaaagagttttttttttttttcttttttttttccttttgaaatGTGATGAACCATGCTATATTACTCTTTTCTCAAGTGAATCACAACACTTTCATTTCTAGCAAGCCATCTGATGTTTTCATTCATCAATCCACAAGTTATCTAACAAGTAGGTATAATACAATATAGGTTCATATACAAGTGGATGACAAGTAATGAGAATTTGGcaggaaagaaaaaataatagagCAGAGGGTCACACAGATGGCTGCAATATGGTGTAATCATTCCATGGCTAATATTTTGCTAAAAAGTGACTACACAACTCATCTTTTCATTGTGGGAGGGTCCAACGACTCCGTTGTTGCTTGCTTTCAGGCATGTAGAAAAGGCATGTAGAAAGGCTAAGGGGCTTCCAAAAACAATGCACAGCTATCATGAGCCCCtatccttttaaattatgtaagCATCAAAGCTCCGTCAGAACCAAGTGTCCTTCCCTTCTAATCATTTCTCCCTAATCTCATAATCTGgattagggctggaaaaaaattccaaaaatcccaaaccaaaccgaaaaaatcccgatcccaaacccaaaaaatcccaaaccaaaattcccgaaattttcgggatatAATTCCCAACCAAACTGAaaatttcggtatgggattcggttttacatttcattttttcggtattctcataccgaaccgaaaaaaaaatatatattattttttaattataagaaaattatttgaacCGTTCATTGTTTTAGATTTAATCTGTGTCGTTGATTTGTTTTAGGTCAGATCCCATTTCTTTCTTTCACAGTTCCGTTCCATTTCCTTGATTCCATCCATCAAACTCCAAGCCCCTGCGCCTCCTCCCTCACCGAGCCCTCATCTCTCATCTGTCTGTGTCGAATTCCGGCCAACCACCGGCCCACCACCACACCACACAGCCTTCCTTCACCACACAGCCACCGCTCTCTCTCACAATCTCTCCCTCGAGCGATTTTCTCTCGCGATCTCTCTCGCCACCACACCGAGTCCGAGTCTCACTCTCACCccaaattaggtaattaatttagtgttttgaaatCTAATTTCTGTTGGTAGATTCTGCTTTGAAGTTTTCAAATGGTTTTAAGATTTAATTTTTGGTATGTATTGTTTAGCAGCTCTGTTTTCGTAACCTGAGAAAGAAACGGAAGCAGCTCTGATTGAGGCTAGGCGTAAGGAGGTACTATTTAGGCTACCATGTTTCCTCCGAAATCTCATTTTCTATTGTTACAGAGGCACACTTAAGAGTCGTGGTTTGCTTTTACCATTCGGGATTGTTGGATGCACATCTTCAGTTTTCTTGAAAATACTATTGTTGTTATTGTTACCATTCGTCTTTATAGTTATTACTGTTAGGAACAACTGCTCTGTTCGGGGAAAAGTAAAATAGCAGATAAGGTATAAGTACACACAATAAGTGTCGTTAAGATAATAGTAAATCATTAATAATATATTGTTCCTCTTAGATAATGTGTGTTTGTTCCTCTTAGATAATATTtaatcttttttgttttcttcctctgaatctacattgttttaattgtggATCATCCAATGATCTATTAATTGGAGAATAGATAATTGCTGTTATTTCCTTTAGTTCAGTTTTGCAATTTAGCTAATCGCTCTAGCGTAAATGCTTTGTTCAATGATAACTATGGGTGGACTGAAGGTATTCGTGCAATTTACAATCCAAATTGCAGCTTCGTGTCTAATTGGGTTGTAGTTAAGATTTTTCCTCTAGCTATTTATCAATGGTGGGTCTTGGGAGTGCAGCTTCGTGCAATTACACTGATCTCCCATATGTTTCTTACTTACAGTTTAAAACTGGGTTTATGGGTGCCGAGGAAGGTAACTggagaaaattaaaatatggggtacattttttttgtccaaaagcccaaaactatttcgggattcccgatttgtcccgaaatcccgaaactatttcgggattcccgaaaattgggattcccgaaaatttggtttgggatcggtattgaaattgggattccagAAAATTTCGGTTTGAGAATCGGGACAatggtttcggtatgggatcccataccgaaccacccctaatcTGGATGTTCACATCCAACCCAATAGTCGACACAATTTATAGTTGATAGAATGTTTTCCAAGAGTTCTTTACATGTCCCAATGTTCATTCCGAAAAAGTAGTGCTGGCAAGCACAATGTGAACATAAGACGAGCTGTAAACTTAAGTATACTAAATTCCGACCACCGTCACATATGTGAAACATATGTAGTTTGTTGTGATTGGACGTATTTGAAATCCATTGTCTAAAATgtggaaaagaaaatggcacAAGCACAGAACATAGTTGATTCTAATATAGTATTAGTGTTGTGTCACTAGATTGTTGTGTCACTAGATTGCACAACACAAAGCTGCTCATGGCGCCTCATCCGGAATTTGAGCAACATCCATTTAAGCGCCACTTGTATGTCTGCGAGGCGCATGTACAAATTTGGTTGCTAAAAAAACTTAATTAGCTAGGTTAATAGCGTCCTTAAGATAATATAGCCTAGACTTTTGAataaacaacaatttaaatattaattaaacatTTGGCACAACATAATCGTAGTGGCAGGTCAAGAAAAACTAGTGAAGTAGTAGTAGTATATTTTATCAAGTGCTACACCCTGGAAGGGCAACTTAAGAGAATGAAATTACGTTCTTCTCAAATGTTTATAGCAGTATGCAAGTGAATACATCATTCCATATGGTATTAGAAATTAGACTCAGATTTTCAATTGAATTCCTCTCTATCCGACAATAGTCGAGAGGATTCGTAATGTTTTCATTGCTTGTACTGCAGGATTTGGATTAGTTGATCATGGGAAATGAGATGGGTAACAACAACACATCAGGTTTGAGAGGTATGCATGCATGGCAGTTTGAAGTTTTTGAAAacgttttatttgttttgtgttttgttgaTTCATATATCTTGAGATTTGCAATTGCATTCTCCTACAGATGAAGAGAACACAACAGTTGGTGAAGTTGCAGATAAACCTTTGGCAAAAACTACTCTTGCAAATGACacgaaagaagaaaatgaagtagtaccggaagatgaaggaaaagattTTCATGAAAACATTGCCAACTTGGCTTCCGATGATCCAAAGAGAATACAAGATACTTGTGTTGATGATCATACATCAGACATAACAGGTTAGCTACTTTCTTAATACTGAATCGCTGATTAGAAAAACTATTGTCACTTAACATTTGGTCTTCTGTCCATAGAGCAAGAAGCTATTTAAGTTAATCCTCTTGATGAACCATTAAAAGTTCAACTCGAATCGAATGAAGCAGGTGAAGAAGACGGTAAAATGCAACTAGATCCATCAATTAACAATTCCGGATATGAAAAGCCGGTAGAGCGAGATATAGAGGAGAATGATCTGCATGGAACAATCGAGCATCATTTTGAGAAACAGGCTTCTTCCAACAAAGGTACGTCTCCATTGCACTAGTTGAATAGTTTCTTAGATATTTCAGTAATTAGTCTTAGTACAAGTAATATATTTATTTGAATTATTTCTGTACTTTTAATTGAACTTTAATTCTATGCATTTCTGAATAAAATTTGACTATATATTTaaatgagaaggagaaaaaAATCCCAACATAATACTTATATGCTATAAACTGCAACAGAGGAAGAGGGGACAATGTCCACTTCACATGATCCCGGACCTAAAGAATCCACACATGTGGAGTTACATCATCATGAAATGGCTACAGTTGATGCTGATGACCGAACTGTAGAAGATGTCAGTGGATCTTTAGAAGGAGGAAGTGAAGACTCTCTGGGATCAAATCCTGATTTTGAGGTGAATGGCCATCTCTCGGATGCTGAGGTGTTGGAAATTGTGGGCGAAAGTGTTGATCCAGTTATGGAGAAGCAAAGGGATGACTTTTTACTGGAGCCGAAGGCATCCCAAGAACAATTTGAATCCTTCGAAGAGAAGTCTGAAACTACAGACGGAGGTAAGGTTGAATGTGGATTCAGCATCGTTACAGCAATGGCATCAATGGTGTTCTGAGTGGTTTAGGAAACGAAAGTCATGAGAAGTTTCCAAATGAGATGGATTTGATTGGAAATTAATGCTCTGAATTTGAACAGGAAGCTGTTCGAATGCGTAAGTCCCCAAACTCCCATCTAGAAGCTCCTGAACCCGAAGACAAATGCATGATTGTAGAAGAGGAAATCACAGACTAATAAAAAAAGAGTTGGAAAATGGAGAGAACAACCATGATGGTAACACAATCCAATCTTGTGGAGAGCCAGTGATAGAACCAGATTCTTTCAACTTAACTGAGCCTCAATCTGAAGTTGCAACGATTGTCTCTATACTTAAGAGCGTCGAAAAGGTACATGTATTTAATCCTTTAAGCGACAGAGATTGTCGAATAGAGGAGACAAAAGTTGATGAGAACGGCAACCTAGTTGTCATGTGTGTTGGAAACCAAAGTGAGGATTCTGTGTACCACTTCTCCGACTTGGAAGAAAAAGTTGAGGTGTTTCCTGAACTTGTAATGGTTCCAGTGGAGTTAACTGTCGCGCTTTGCAACGACGATGAAGAGGAGGCAACAGAGAAGACAGTTGTTGAAGAAAATGGGAATAAAACTGAACCTTTGTGTGCAATTGCAGTTGATCATGATCAAGCAGAAGCTCTGGCCCCTCAAAGCACCGACTCAATTCTAAATTCTAAGTACGAGAATTGTGGTGAGTTTTTTGCTATGAAAGCTTCCACTTTTGATTTCAATAACTGGATAGCCAAAGCATTAGACTCCATGAACAAGTTGGCACTTGATATGCCTGGTCAGCatgttataaaacaaaataaatcgtCTCAAACAGAAGCAAAGGCAGAACCAGAAACTAAAGTTGCAGCCAGCCAATCCAATGGACAATGTGAAAAAGTTGAAACATCTGAATCTGTAAGCTGTTATTTTgaaacacaagaaaatatgAGAAGGTCCAGCACTGAATCAGATGCTGATAACCTGAATGTTTGTGCTCAGATACAAAAATCTCCAAGCTTTAGCGTTAACCTCCAAAATGAAGCGAGAACTGAAGAATCAGATTCTACCCCTTTGCTGTACCATGTCAAGGCTGCAATAGAAGGCTCAACAAGCCAAGGTGATGATGTTACTCTTGGAAGCTTTATCGAGTACACTGGATATGATCAAGAGGTTCACAGTACCAAGCAATGCTGGTGGAAGGGAAAGTCATCGCATTAGAAGCAAGTAACTCACAGAAGTCAAATACTCCATTCATAGGATTCttgaaggaagaggaagaagcacGTACTGTTGTTACACCACAAGAAGATGATAAGCATTCCACTGCTGAAAATTCAACCAAGAATCTATTGGACTCACGTACAAAAGAAGCTGCTAGGGCTCCAACTACTTCATCAAAAGGTAAAGCGAAGCGCAGGCAGCGGTCTTCGCTCTTTACCAACTGCATGTGTTGTGCAACTGTGATTAACTGAATGCCTCTTAATTCATATATATTGgtttttcttggtgattttttttctaattaatttGAGCTTTCTCGGAAATAGAGTTCTGATCAAGAGTGTTTGTTTTCACTTGTTCCTTctgtttctttatttatttcattgccTTAAAACTTATATTACCTTGTCATGTAAGTTATCCTTTAATGTAATTCCATCTATTTATATGATTGAGAAATAATTAATTTGTATGGTTTTGGGGGGAATTGTATTATATATGCTGCTTCTGATTGTAATATTTGTTCATTTTTATTCATATGTTACAATGACATTGATATTGAGGGTTTATTCCTCATCAACTTAATATTGAGGTTAGTGACAAATCTCTCCGTTTTGTTATAATTATCACGGTCTAAACTTTTGATGATGCATCCTGATGGTGCCAAATTGTTTACCATTACCATCAAAACTTCTAGTATGACCGTCGAACAGAATCTTAGATATCACTAGTTATATACAACTATGAGTTTCTCtcttatcattttttttcactATTCTTTCGTGAATGATATGACAAATTTTCTTCATGAAAAAAATGCAAGGTTACTCAGTGCAGTTATTGAGGAAACATCAAAGCTCCCCATACTCATGATTGAGCCATTTTTAATTCTGGATTCCAATAGAACTATGGTTAGCCTAAGCAAACTGGGGCCAGGTCATTAGgccgtctccaaccgaaggctggccaaagggctcgttttagccctttggtcctccaagaaattaatattttaatgaacaatgcaATGCCATATtccttaccatctccaaccgaggaccatagggctcgttttagcccctgtcacaaaaaacaatCTTCAACCGAGGGCCAAGGGGCTATAGTATGGAatatgaagaattgaaataaaatgaggtaagatagtatgaaatggtgaaaaatatgtgagaaatagagtaggaaaaaaattagaaattaagaaaaaaaagctACTGGGCATAAAAGCAAAAAGTGGGCtgagaccaaaaaaaaaaaaaaactaagcccTAAATCCTAAAGTGGGCTATGCAAatggaaaagaacaaaaaaagaaaaaagaaaaagggctgGGCTAatggaaaagaacaaaaaataaatgaaattggGCTAGTCAGTGGGCTAGCTTGCTAGCTGAAAATGGCCAGCCGGTTGGCCTTTTGGCCCTTTTTTGTCCAGTGAGGCTCACGAGTCCTTTGACCTAGCTCTCGGTTGGAAACGGTTTTTAGGCTATTTTcgaccctttggccctctggacccttcagtTAGAGATGACATTAGGGCCAATAAAAGGTCTTATCTAGTTTTAAATCTTTCACGATACATCAAGTTTCTTTATCGATACAAgtgatattttattttaatagggATGAAGATTTAAATTCAGATGCATAAGAAGGAGCACATTTGCTACAGTTAATATGGCTATTTCCGCGTCTGCAGAATGTCTTTGGAGTGATAAGACATCGTCAGAGAAGATCATTCGCAATGTAGGTTTTGGGCATATGGAGATAGAGAGGAAAGTTTCCACATTCCACGCGGTTTTGAGGACGGTCTAAAGTTTGAACCTTCGAAGCTAtagcaaagaaaacatgaaattcAATTGATATTAGAAACCACATTTCCAACCATTGATCTTCGGTCAAAGTCAGACTTCACAACAGAAAAAGTTGGAGAAACTTCAAATCAAGAAACCCCTCTTATGAGTTGGAAGATAATCTAGAAAATtacccaaaaattgaaaaaagaaaaaagagaaacaacTTCCAcgtcactatttttttttttttgtacatttcttttttttttaacaaaaatatcatCTACAGTAAACGATGAAGGGTAGGCTAAGCCTCagaatgagctagcaataatgtggtttaaattcgcatttatcgagaatcgaacctaagaacTTTCACTTAacagtgaagaagaatactagtAAACCGTAATACTCAATGACTGTATATTTCTACTTTTAAATTgagtaaattaaaacaaaatcaataaaataaatataaaggaGTGTGCAAAAGAGAAAAATTGGGGATAAATCATTCTAAAAATGGAATGAAATGAATACAAAACAGAAGTAGATATACATCCCATAGAACAAAGATTTTGATACATCATCACATTGAAACACACCATGATATTGACCAAGtagaaattgaaaaagaattacAATGTGGAAATGAACAAATTGAACAAATCAAAGGGTACAAGTCAAATCCTCCTACATTTTTGGTCATTTGACAACACGAATACAAGTTTATATTGCCTGAGGGCTAGTGAGGATGAATTTGAATGAGagaattttgtttaaatttatCATCCAATggtcatcatcatcttcacaaATTCATCGTAATTCACTTGTCCATCACCGTCCAAATCCGCCTCCTTGATCATCTGCTCGACCTCTTCGTCCGTCAATTTTTCTCCTAGATTGATCATTACATGCCTCAGCTAAAAAAAagcaagaacaagaacaaacaCGATATGTGAAGTGTTAGATTATGTTGGCAATAAAATGTCCACGTGGAAAACAATATAAACATTGTCTAATGAAGGTTTGGTTAGTGTTCATTGCATGGGAAAAAGGTACAGAGAatcaagataaggagaaatttttcattgtgacgggAATATAAGTGGTACATCATATGTTTTTATGttagtggtggaaaattttattttttaagttattaactttttaacatacatatcctaccatttatataatgacacgtaGTATACCATCTCGTATGTCGGttacattgaaatttttttccgTGAACTTGGGTTAAAAGGATGTGATTTACTTGGATTAAATATTGGGAATTATTTCACGAATACCCAAATAAAACATTTTATAAGCAAGCATTAGCATCACTTAAGCTATATGATTCTCCCTATTATTTTTCTAAGTACATCTTATCAGAAACCATGCTGGCAATGCCTGCTACCAATGCTAGAAATTTAAAGTCAGTGCAGTGAAGCCATCACTCAGTCCGAATTTGGTGGTGGCCTCTCACTGCTCTAACAGCTGAAAGTTTGTTTAGGCCATTAGTTGGTAttattaatattgtttattGACATAACAGAATTTGAATACATAAGTAAATGCTCTTAACTGTTTGAGTTATAAATTTTATGCAAGTAATTGTCCTTTAGAAATCAATGTAACCTTGTCTTTATATGTTACAGTTTCTTCAATATATGTTTTTTGAGTCTCATAACTATGTCTTGGTGCTAATATATATGTTCTAAATTATAGTGCAACACTATGaataatcatttcaaacacatgaaaaacatgttttgttttgtgagcAAAATTGTCACATATGTAAATAGACAACCGTCTTATTGGCAAGTGCATTTTATTTGATAAATGCAAATTAAGTTGATAAAAATTAACCTTTCATCCAGTTAATTAACTTTTTGTAGAGAAAATGTtgctaaaaatttaattaatcagATGAAATTTTCATTGTGTTTACCTCAGTAGCTGAAATATAACCATTCTGATCCTTGTCAAATACTTTGAAGGCCTCTTTGAGCTCCTCCTCTGCATCAGTTTcctattgaaaaaaaatcatacaaaCAGAATTCAGAACATTTAAATAACATTTCAGcctaattaatttttatatagTCAAATTATATATATCTGCAATGCCATGCACATATATTATATACCTTCATTTTGTTTGCCATTAAGCTCAAGAACTCTGCAAACTCTATGGTTCCATTTCCGTCAACGTCCACTTCGCTTATCATGTCCTGAAGCTCCTTCTCCGTCGGATTCTGATCCAGAGACCGAATCACCGTGGCCAGTTCATCCACAGTAATGCAACCTAATAAAACAcatattcaaaaatattttccgTCAATGCCAGTTCATGGTTATCAAACGAGTGCTTAGTTTTTGTGCATACACTTCCAAATCTGAGAAGGTAAAAAACACTATATATAGCTGTCTAATGCCAGAACATGTTATTTGTGTGTATATCTTATAGAGAATAAATACTAACCAAGAATGGAGGATATGATAGTAGGAAACTCACCATCTCCATCCTTGTCAAATAGACAAAATGCTTCTTTAAACTCAACAATCTGTTCTTCGCTTAGTACGTctgccatcttcttcttctttaagtTATACAACCAACCTCCCAAGTCTAGAGAGATAAAGAAAGAGCTCTAGAGaagagttttagagagagagagagagagagagagagaatgttgagTATAGCTCAATCTTAGCTGGGTTTAAGTAGGAAGAAGTCCTCCTCCATTGGGGCAATTAATAGGCAACTGAAAGCACATTTTTATTGTTTAagatttaataaactaatatttAACAATAATacgtaagaagaagaagaaagtgaaatTAAAAAAACGGTGGTCAAATCAAAGCTTTATATATGCATGACTGGAATTTGTTGTTACAGTCATGGCTTTATTGAAAAGTATCGTATGACTTTTAAATCTTTGGCTTAGTTAGAGGGAGGGAAAAAAACAAGTATAAATAAATATGGGGTTCCATATTTTAAAAATccaattgtttaattttttttatatctttcTAAAGATCATGTCTAATTAATATCATTCatatctgaaatcatattaCGTTGAATTAAATGATAGTCGTTTTAGTATTTATTTACAATATTATAtttgttcatttttttcattataaataaatatatcaattattttgaactttacaaaaataatttataataatgaattaaaatataaaccATTCGAatcattgaaaattttaaacccCATATATAGTTATAGAAACTTTTAGGGCAGAAATGGTAGTTGGTTGAATGTAAATGCAGATGAATAAAATATAAGGATGGACAGCTGTAAGGGTTTGATGTTTGGAAGACAAAGGGCATTCAAAGAGCATGACGCTAAAGGGTATGGGGAGGTGTGGAAATTGCTCACACATTCACATTTTCAACCCCAAAAAGCACGCTGCGTTGCTTGCTTGCGAGGAACCCATGAGTAACAACTTCTTATTTATATCTTTTCGATTTATTTTTTCAGCTCTTTCTTAtgaaaactttaacgaaaaattttcgatattatttattttaaagaaaaattatatttttatattaaaaagtcaattatggtactattcactttaccctttattttgttcttatagttaaaactcaaagttttcaaatccttTGCATTAGTTTTTCTCATTTGTATTCTAATATGTCGTACCACAATTCCAACTGTTTGATTTTtactcaaatgaataagtttcacatttattttaacttttttcaAAGTTAATATTTAAATTACGTAAATTATAAAGATTTTGAATTATTGTGATATTTGaggatgaaaataaaaactaaaaaagaaaaaaatgaaaatgtgcGAGCCAAAAGGTCGTTAGCACCCCTTGATTTCGAATACATAATACAATAATATTACTTGGTATTTTCAACGCGTTTATATGGATGGTATTTGCATTTTGCAAGTATGTTTTGCCTATAGAAATGAACCAGATCCTCTCCCGAGCAGTTTCCTAGGGATCTtagggatcccgcaatcttgtccgttcattttatatcgtgcgttcagttttcgttaagtactatttatatttgaattttaaaatttaaattttaaataatttctgaccgcacgatatacgatgaacggacattaTTGCGGGATTCCTAGGATCCTAGGAAACTGCTCAAGAGAGGATCCTAATTCTTAGAAAAGGACCAATCGGCTTTCCAAAAGTGCAAAGGACAAAAAATATCGAACATGCTTCattaaataaatgaaatgaaagctTAGCATTCAACATAACCCTTACCATGGTTCACACCATACATGTCACTCCTTTATCAatgaattaatatttttttttatttgcttgcGAACCAAATCGTGGTACGGCAAATTGAAAATCAGAACATCGGATGCATGCTGAATGC is a window from the Malus domestica chromosome 16, GDT2T_hap1 genome containing:
- the LOC103403961 gene encoding calmodulin-like protein 11 isoform X2, which codes for MADVLSEEQIVEFKEAFCLFDKDGDGCITVDELATVIRSLDQNPTEKELQDMISEVDVDGNGTIEFAEFLSLMANKMKETDAEEELKEAFKVFDKDQNGYISATELRHVMINLGEKLTDEEVEQMIKEADLDGDGQVNYDEFVKMMMTIG
- the LOC108169744 gene encoding uncharacterized protein isoform X1 yields the protein MGNEMGNNNTSGLRDEENTTVGEVADKPLAKTTLANDTKEENEVVPEDEGKDFHENIANLASDDPKRIQDTCVDDHTSDITAGEEDGKMQLDPSINNSGYEKPVERDIEENDLHGTIEHHFEKQASSNKEEEGTMSTSHDPGPKESTHVELHHHEMATVDADDRTVEDVSGSLEGGSEDSLGSNPDFEVNGHLSDAEVLEIVGESVDPVMEKQRDDFLLEPKASQEQFESFEEKSETTDGGKVECGFSIVTAMASMVF
- the LOC108169744 gene encoding uncharacterized protein isoform X4 gives rise to the protein MGNEMGNNNTSGLRDEENTTVGEVADKPLAKTTLANDTKEENEVVPEDEGKDFHENIANLASDDPKRIQDTCVDDHTSDITGEEDGKMQLDPSINNSGYEKPVERDIEENDLHGTIEHHFEKQASSNKEEEGTMSTSHDPGPKESTHVELHHHEMATVDADDRTVEDVSGSLEGGSEDSLGSNPDFEVNGHLSDAEVLEIVGESVDPVMEKQRDDFLLEPKASQEQFESFEEKSETTDGGSCSNA
- the LOC114822264 gene encoding uncharacterized protein — translated: MHDCRRGNHRLIKKELENGENNHDGNTIQSCGEPVIEPDSFNLTEPQSEVATIVSILKSVEKVHVFNPLSDRDCRIEETKVDENGNLVVMCVGNQSEDSVYHFSDLEEKVEVFPELVMVPVELTVALCNDDEEEATEKTVVEENGNKTEPLCAIAVDHDQAEALAPQSTDSILNSKYENCGEFFAMKASTFDFNNWIAKALDSMNKLALDMPGQHVIKQNKSSQTEAKAEPETKVAASQSNGQCEKVETSESIQKSPSFSVNLQNEARTEESDSTPLLYHVKAAIEGSTSQGDDVTLGSFIEYTGYDQEVHSTKQCWWKGKSSH
- the LOC108169744 gene encoding uncharacterized protein isoform X3 — protein: MGNEMGNNNTSGLRDEENTTVGEVADKPLAKTTLANDTKEENEVVPEDEGKDFHENIANLASDDPKRIQDTCVDDHTSDITAGEEDGKMQLDPSINNSGYEKPVERDIEENDLHGTIEHHFEKQASSNKEEEGTMSTSHDPGPKESTHVELHHHEMATVDADDRTVEDVSGSLEGGSEDSLGSNPDFEVNGHLSDAEVLEIVGESVDPVMEKQRDDFLLEPKASQEQFESFEEKSETTDGGSCSNA
- the LOC108169744 gene encoding uncharacterized protein isoform X2 produces the protein MGNEMGNNNTSGLRDEENTTVGEVADKPLAKTTLANDTKEENEVVPEDEGKDFHENIANLASDDPKRIQDTCVDDHTSDITGEEDGKMQLDPSINNSGYEKPVERDIEENDLHGTIEHHFEKQASSNKEEEGTMSTSHDPGPKESTHVELHHHEMATVDADDRTVEDVSGSLEGGSEDSLGSNPDFEVNGHLSDAEVLEIVGESVDPVMEKQRDDFLLEPKASQEQFESFEEKSETTDGGKVECGFSIVTAMASMVF
- the LOC103403961 gene encoding calmodulin-like protein 8 isoform X1 encodes the protein MADVLSEEQIVEFKEAFCLFDKDGDGEFPTIISSILGCITVDELATVIRSLDQNPTEKELQDMISEVDVDGNGTIEFAEFLSLMANKMKETDAEEELKEAFKVFDKDQNGYISATELRHVMINLGEKLTDEEVEQMIKEADLDGDGQVNYDEFVKMMMTIG